A genomic region of Micromonospora sp. NBRC 110009 contains the following coding sequences:
- a CDS encoding low temperature requirement protein A: MAETGSGPARAARLLREGGGPSRATFLELFFDLIFVFALARISERLVDDFVSAGPVLAAAGQTTVLLLAIWLVWLQAAWVTSRYDPDRPAIELIIVGIMLGTLLMAVATPEAFRSRAPVFAVAYVAVQVGRSLVLVILLRGHEQQRIPARLLWWSAVSAVPWLAGAALAPGAATVALWTFAVALDYLALLLGWPTPRLGPSRIGGWRIAAEHLADRYQQFLIIALGEAFALVGLAFGRSALTPDRTVGFLVAFASTVLLWRVYFFRAGFVLREAVAVARRPAKLSEVAAYTHLAMVAGILATAVGHELVIDEPHAHRDPAWLSVILGGPALFISGRTWLEQHIFGRMSRPRLAGLIALPALAPVLALAPPLVATSVATLVLAGVALADAVQERRRPPGRAMPPG, from the coding sequence GTGGCGGAGACGGGCAGCGGACCGGCGCGTGCCGCGAGGCTGTTGCGCGAGGGCGGCGGGCCAAGCCGCGCCACGTTCCTGGAGCTGTTCTTCGACCTGATCTTCGTTTTCGCGCTCGCCCGCATCTCGGAGCGGCTCGTCGACGACTTCGTTTCGGCGGGGCCGGTCCTGGCGGCGGCCGGCCAGACGACGGTGCTGCTGTTGGCGATCTGGCTGGTGTGGTTGCAGGCCGCCTGGGTGACCAGCCGGTACGACCCCGACCGGCCGGCCATCGAGCTGATCATCGTCGGCATCATGCTCGGTACCCTGCTCATGGCCGTCGCCACGCCCGAGGCGTTCAGGTCGCGGGCGCCGGTGTTCGCCGTCGCGTACGTCGCGGTGCAGGTCGGCCGCTCACTCGTCCTGGTGATTCTCCTGCGGGGACACGAGCAGCAACGGATTCCCGCCCGACTCCTGTGGTGGTCCGCCGTGTCGGCCGTGCCGTGGCTGGCGGGCGCGGCCCTCGCCCCAGGCGCGGCCACCGTGGCGCTGTGGACGTTCGCCGTGGCCCTGGACTACCTGGCCCTGCTACTCGGCTGGCCCACGCCCCGGCTCGGCCCCTCGCGCATCGGGGGATGGCGGATCGCCGCCGAGCACCTGGCGGACCGGTACCAACAGTTCCTGATCATCGCGCTCGGTGAGGCGTTCGCGCTCGTCGGCCTGGCCTTCGGCCGCAGTGCGCTGACCCCCGACCGCACCGTGGGTTTCCTGGTCGCCTTCGCCAGCACGGTGCTGTTGTGGCGGGTCTACTTCTTCCGCGCCGGGTTCGTGCTGCGTGAGGCGGTGGCGGTGGCCCGCCGCCCGGCCAAACTCAGCGAGGTCGCGGCCTACACCCACCTGGCGATGGTGGCCGGCATCCTGGCCACCGCCGTCGGGCACGAACTCGTCATCGACGAGCCCCACGCGCACCGGGATCCCGCCTGGCTCAGCGTCATCCTCGGCGGCCCCGCCCTGTTCATCTCCGGGCGGACCTGGCTCGAACAGCACATCTTCGGCCGCATGTCCCGACCTCGCCTCGCCGGGCTGATCGCGCTGCCCGCCCTGGCGCCGGTGCTGGCCCTCGCGCCGCCCCTGGTCGCCACGTCGGTGGCCACCCTCGTCCTGGCGGGCGTGGCGCTCGCCGACGCGGTGCAGGAACGCCGGCGGCCACCGGGCCGCGCGATGCCGCCCGGGTGA
- a CDS encoding Gfo/Idh/MocA family protein, producing the protein MAQAPLRVGLLGYGVAGRYFHAPLIAATPGLRLDAVVTRDPERREQVRAEHPDARLADDADQLWQAADRLDLIVVATPNRQHVPTARAAVAAGLPVVVDKPLAPTAAEGRALVEEAKTAGVPLTVFQNRRWDGDFLTVRRLVEAGELGRVARFESRFERWRPAIKPGWRESAAPGEAGGALFDLGAHLVDQAVQLFGPVTRVYAEVDRRRPGAEVDDDAFVALTHAGGVHSHLWMSAVTAQLGPRLRVLGDRAAYTTYGLDPQEAALRAGGRPGTPGWGEVDPDRYGRLGVDGELRAVPTEAGRYQDFYAQVAAAVRDGAPLPVDPAEAVDVVALIELAHRAAAEGATLPVPPLT; encoded by the coding sequence ATGGCGCAGGCGCCGCTGCGGGTGGGGCTGCTGGGATACGGGGTGGCCGGGCGGTATTTCCACGCCCCGCTGATCGCCGCCACGCCCGGGCTGCGGCTGGACGCCGTGGTGACCCGCGATCCGGAGCGCCGCGAGCAGGTGCGCGCCGAGCACCCGGACGCCCGCCTGGCCGACGACGCCGACCAGCTCTGGCAGGCCGCCGACCGCCTGGACCTGATCGTGGTGGCGACGCCGAACCGGCAGCACGTGCCGACGGCCCGGGCCGCGGTGGCGGCCGGACTGCCGGTGGTGGTGGACAAGCCGCTGGCGCCCACCGCAGCGGAGGGCCGGGCGCTGGTCGAGGAGGCGAAGACCGCGGGCGTGCCGTTGACGGTCTTCCAGAACCGCCGCTGGGACGGTGACTTCCTGACCGTCCGCCGGCTGGTCGAGGCGGGCGAGCTGGGCCGGGTGGCCCGGTTCGAGTCGCGGTTCGAGCGGTGGCGCCCGGCGATCAAGCCGGGCTGGCGGGAGAGCGCGGCGCCCGGCGAGGCCGGCGGGGCACTGTTCGACCTGGGCGCGCACCTGGTCGACCAGGCGGTCCAGTTGTTCGGGCCGGTGACCCGGGTCTACGCCGAGGTGGACCGGCGACGACCGGGCGCCGAGGTGGACGATGACGCGTTCGTCGCGCTGACCCACGCCGGCGGGGTCCACTCCCACCTGTGGATGAGCGCGGTGACGGCGCAGCTCGGGCCGCGGCTGCGGGTGCTCGGTGACCGGGCCGCCTACACCACGTACGGGCTGGATCCGCAGGAGGCGGCGCTGCGCGCGGGCGGCCGGCCGGGCACGCCGGGCTGGGGCGAGGTCGACCCCGACCGGTACGGGCGGCTCGGCGTCGACGGCGAGCTGCGGGCGGTGCCCACCGAGGCGGGCCGCTACCAGGACTTCTACGCCCAGGTCGCGGCGGCGGTGCGGGACGGGGCGCCGCTGCCGGTGGACCCGGCCGAGGCGGTCGACGTGGTGGCGCTGATCGAGCTGGCGCACCGGGCGGCCGCGGAGGGCGCCACGCTGCCGGTGCCGCCGCTCACCTGA
- a CDS encoding DinB family protein, producing MRVPFPEPGPSSDVPALFLTYLDCYRDTVADRLGGLSDAQARTARVPSGWTPVELVKHLTFMERRWFVWGFLAEPVPDPWGDRADDRWHVGPDETVADLVAALRRGGARTREIVASTPLTTPAALGGRFTDPARRPTLAAILFHVLQEYARHAGHLDIVRELADGRTGE from the coding sequence ATGCGGGTGCCGTTCCCCGAGCCCGGGCCGTCGTCGGACGTGCCGGCGCTCTTCCTCACCTACCTCGACTGCTACCGGGACACGGTCGCCGACCGGCTGGGCGGGCTGAGCGACGCGCAGGCCCGCACGGCCCGGGTGCCGTCCGGCTGGACGCCGGTGGAGCTGGTGAAGCACCTGACCTTCATGGAGCGCCGCTGGTTCGTCTGGGGCTTCCTCGCCGAACCGGTGCCGGACCCGTGGGGCGACCGCGCCGACGACCGCTGGCACGTCGGCCCGGACGAGACCGTGGCCGACCTGGTGGCCGCGCTGCGCCGCGGCGGGGCACGGACCCGGGAGATCGTGGCGTCGACGCCGCTGACGACCCCGGCCGCGCTGGGCGGCCGGTTCACCGACCCGGCCCGCCGCCCCACCCTCGCCGCGATCCTCTTCCACGTCCTGCAGGAGTACGCCCGGCACGCCGGTCACCTGGACATCGTCCGCGAGCTCGCCGACGGACGCACCGGGGAGTGA
- a CDS encoding serine hydrolase domain-containing protein has protein sequence MDARWAGLRAEVRTTIDELVSSGREAGVQVAAYLHGEPIVAEQAGLADPTTGRPLTADTPIHAVSTGKGLTSTVVHVLAERGRLHYDLRVAEVWPEFARHGKDAITLRHALTHTAGLPALPTGIKPKDFTDWDRMCALIADAAPRWAPGERLAYHAWTFGWIVGEVVRRVTGKPISQVLAEEVAGPLGMTGELLLGVPEADLPRLARLEDAGLAALMTWAGANLPNFDAVAPPAVRPDATIGSRPDVLRADVPAVGTMSARAVARMYAALLGPVDGVRLISPERLGEVSAVAVRAEEWVFGQEATFGLGYAVDADGSFGTAGSGGSLAFAYPALGLTVAAVRNRLGAGDGDPMERLRVLIRDRVAAELGR, from the coding sequence ATGGACGCACGCTGGGCCGGCCTGCGGGCCGAGGTACGCACGACGATCGACGAGCTGGTCTCCTCCGGCCGGGAGGCCGGGGTGCAGGTCGCCGCCTACCTGCACGGCGAACCGATCGTCGCGGAGCAGGCCGGCCTGGCCGACCCCACCACCGGGCGCCCGCTCACCGCCGACACCCCGATCCACGCCGTCTCCACCGGCAAGGGCCTCACCAGCACCGTCGTGCACGTCCTCGCCGAGCGGGGCCGGCTCCACTACGACCTGCGCGTCGCCGAGGTGTGGCCCGAGTTCGCCCGGCACGGCAAGGACGCGATCACGCTGCGGCACGCCCTCACCCACACCGCCGGGCTGCCGGCGCTGCCGACCGGCATCAAGCCAAAGGACTTCACCGACTGGGACCGGATGTGCGCGCTGATCGCCGACGCCGCGCCCCGGTGGGCGCCCGGCGAGCGGCTGGCGTACCACGCGTGGACGTTCGGCTGGATCGTCGGCGAGGTGGTCCGGCGGGTCACCGGCAAGCCGATCTCGCAGGTCCTGGCCGAGGAGGTGGCCGGGCCGCTCGGGATGACCGGCGAGCTTCTCCTCGGGGTGCCCGAGGCGGACCTGCCCCGGCTGGCCCGGCTGGAGGACGCCGGCCTGGCCGCGTTGATGACGTGGGCGGGCGCCAACCTGCCGAACTTCGACGCGGTCGCCCCGCCCGCGGTGCGCCCCGACGCCACCATCGGCAGCCGCCCGGACGTGCTGCGGGCGGACGTGCCGGCGGTCGGCACGATGAGCGCCCGCGCGGTGGCCCGGATGTACGCGGCGCTGCTCGGCCCGGTCGACGGGGTCCGGCTGATCTCACCCGAGCGCCTCGGCGAGGTCTCGGCGGTGGCGGTGCGCGCCGAGGAGTGGGTGTTCGGGCAGGAGGCGACCTTCGGCCTCGGGTACGCCGTCGACGCGGACGGGTCGTTCGGCACCGCCGGCAGCGGCGGCAGCCTCGCGTTCGCGTACCCGGCACTGGGGCTGACTGTGGCGGCGGTGCGCAACCGGCTCGGCGCGGGCGACGGCGACCCGATGGAGCGGCTCCGGGTGCTGATCCGCGACCGGGTGGCCGCGGAACTCGGTCGCTGA
- the rnhA gene encoding ribonuclease HI: MAEAVTGKVVEIWTDGACSGNPGPGGWGVVLRWGAHERELCGGEATPTTNNRMELTAAIQALESLTRPVTVRLHTDSTYVRNGITGWLASWKRNGWVTAAKQPVKNADLWQRLEAACARHEVTWLWVKGHNGHPENERADALANRGMAEARAAVTSRS, from the coding sequence ATGGCGGAGGCGGTGACCGGCAAGGTCGTGGAGATCTGGACCGACGGGGCGTGCAGCGGCAACCCCGGTCCCGGCGGCTGGGGGGTGGTGCTGCGCTGGGGTGCGCACGAACGCGAGCTGTGCGGCGGCGAGGCGACCCCGACCACCAACAACCGGATGGAACTGACCGCCGCGATCCAGGCGCTGGAGAGCCTGACCCGGCCGGTCACCGTGCGCCTGCACACCGACAGCACGTACGTGCGCAATGGCATCACCGGCTGGCTGGCGTCCTGGAAGCGCAACGGCTGGGTGACCGCGGCGAAGCAGCCGGTCAAGAACGCCGACCTGTGGCAGCGGCTGGAGGCCGCCTGCGCCCGGCACGAGGTGACCTGGCTGTGGGTGAAGGGCCACAACGGACACCCGGAGAACGAGCGGGCCGACGCGCTGGCCAACCGGGGCATGGCCGAGGCCCGCGCGGCGGTGACATCCCGAAGCTGA
- a CDS encoding lycopene cyclase family protein, with amino-acid sequence MWQRGRVDASPVDVDLALVGGGGAASLLLAALDRHGLTGLRVAVVDPVHKRGQDRTWAFWGVPGTDLDPLLSAAWSRVDVVTPAGRRVLSLAPLRYAMLRSAPVYDRAAAAERRLGAVRIGAPAGELRDDGQRVTVHDPQGRPLVRAGWVLDSRPRPPERPGRTSWLQHFRGWWLAAERPTFDPARAVLMDFRTPQPARGVSFGYVLPVSDRYALVEYTEFSPALLDGAAYDAALRGYAGLLGLDLTALRVREVEHGVIPMTDGPFVTRPSARVVRLGTAGGATRPATGFTFAAMLRQADQVARALAAGRPPVPAPAYPRRHLWMDAVALRALDRGHVGGVEFFERLFDRQPAERVLRFLDGATSPAEELAVMRSSPLLPMTGAVLGDAVDRLRARLRRDPAPAPQAGS; translated from the coding sequence GTGTGGCAGCGTGGTCGGGTGGACGCATCCCCAGTCGACGTCGACCTCGCGCTGGTGGGCGGTGGGGGCGCCGCCTCGCTGCTGCTGGCCGCCCTCGACCGGCACGGGCTGACCGGCCTGCGGGTGGCCGTGGTCGACCCGGTGCACAAGCGCGGCCAGGATCGCACCTGGGCGTTCTGGGGCGTCCCCGGCACCGACCTCGACCCGCTGCTCAGCGCCGCGTGGTCGCGGGTCGACGTGGTCACGCCCGCCGGCCGCCGCGTCCTGTCGCTCGCCCCGTTGCGGTACGCGATGCTCCGCTCCGCCCCGGTCTACGACCGGGCTGCCGCCGCCGAGCGCCGGCTGGGCGCCGTGCGGATCGGCGCGCCGGCCGGGGAGCTGCGCGACGACGGCCAGCGGGTGACCGTGCACGACCCGCAGGGGCGGCCCCTGGTGCGGGCCGGGTGGGTGCTCGACTCCCGGCCCCGGCCGCCGGAACGGCCCGGGCGGACCAGCTGGCTGCAGCACTTCCGCGGCTGGTGGCTGGCGGCCGAGCGGCCCACCTTCGACCCGGCGCGGGCGGTGCTGATGGACTTCCGCACCCCGCAGCCCGCCCGGGGCGTCTCGTTCGGCTACGTGCTGCCGGTCAGCGACCGGTACGCCCTGGTCGAGTACACCGAGTTCTCGCCGGCGCTGCTCGACGGCGCGGCGTACGACGCGGCGCTGCGCGGCTACGCCGGGCTGCTCGGCCTGGACCTGACCGCGCTGCGGGTCCGGGAGGTGGAGCACGGGGTGATCCCGATGACCGACGGCCCGTTCGTCACCCGACCGTCGGCCCGGGTGGTCCGGCTCGGCACGGCCGGCGGGGCCACCCGCCCCGCCACCGGGTTCACCTTCGCCGCGATGCTCCGGCAGGCCGACCAGGTCGCCCGCGCGCTGGCCGCCGGCCGGCCGCCGGTGCCGGCGCCCGCGTACCCGCGCCGTCACCTGTGGATGGACGCGGTGGCGCTGCGCGCGCTGGACCGGGGGCACGTCGGCGGGGTCGAGTTCTTCGAGCGGCTCTTCGACCGCCAGCCGGCCGAGCGCGTGCTGCGCTTCCTCGACGGGGCCACCTCCCCGGCGGAGGAGCTGGCGGTGATGCGGTCCAGCCCGCTGCTGCCGATGACCGGCGCGGTGCTCGGCGACGCCGTCGACCGGCTGCGCGCCCGGCTGCGCCGCGACCCGGCCCCGGCGCCGCAGGCCGGCTCATAG
- a CDS encoding amylo-alpha-1,6-glucosidase, producing MPPELGPDAVSVLQGRTFMFSDAAGNVPRSSIGGLVHDDTRFLDQWELTVDDAPPLVLSAGPVDFHSAAFFLANPELPGLPANRIGIRRQRFVGDGLYERIEVRYFGIEPVSCRLRLAVGTDFADLFEIKESGRDRTPDIARRHEPDGSALGFLYHNGDFEAMVRVQAEPAADRLDGDALVWDLHLERGERWGCQLWVPLRCGQDTYRPTVREFGHVFEHGPDDPSTRWAEEKPQLEADAALLYDIYHRSATDLVSMRMEKTIAGQSVVVIAAGLPWFMTAFGRDTLITGYQSMTCGREVARGALLMLAAHQAETFDDFTDREPGKIFHEYRTGELTQLGLKPYCPYYGGADTTALWLILLSEYWRWTADDELPRRLRGNADAALRWIDRYGDRDGDGYVEYATRSPQGLGNQCWRDSPDGVQFADGTIPVLPIATCETQGYTYDAKLRAAELADGPWQDPALAERLRAEAGQLRERVNRDFWIPERGGYYAVGLDGDKRRIDSMTSNMGHLLWSGIVPEDRAGQVAAQLMSDEMFSGWGVRTLSTADAGYNPIGYHVGTVWPHDNSIIAAGLARYGYRDEANRIALAMLQAASYSQHRLSEALSGYDRSFGREPVPYPTACTPQAWASGAPLLFLRTLLGLEPRAGGLHADAHVPAELGRIRLRRVAAGGRRWDVEAAGSQCEVRPAD from the coding sequence ATGCCCCCGGAGCTGGGACCGGACGCCGTCAGCGTGCTCCAGGGCCGCACGTTCATGTTCTCGGACGCCGCCGGGAACGTGCCCAGGAGTTCGATCGGTGGGTTGGTCCACGACGACACCCGGTTCCTCGACCAGTGGGAGCTGACCGTCGACGACGCGCCTCCGCTGGTGCTCTCCGCCGGACCCGTGGACTTCCACTCAGCGGCGTTCTTCCTGGCCAATCCGGAGTTGCCCGGGCTGCCCGCGAACCGGATCGGGATCCGGCGGCAGCGGTTCGTCGGTGACGGACTCTACGAACGCATCGAGGTGCGGTACTTCGGCATCGAGCCGGTGTCGTGCCGGCTCCGGCTGGCGGTCGGCACCGACTTCGCCGACCTGTTCGAGATCAAGGAATCGGGCCGGGACCGCACCCCCGACATCGCCCGGCGGCACGAGCCGGACGGCTCCGCGCTGGGATTCCTCTACCACAACGGCGACTTCGAGGCGATGGTGCGGGTGCAGGCCGAGCCGGCCGCCGATCGCCTCGACGGGGACGCCCTGGTCTGGGACCTGCACCTCGAGCGCGGCGAGCGGTGGGGCTGCCAGCTGTGGGTCCCGTTGCGCTGTGGTCAGGACACCTACCGCCCCACCGTGCGGGAGTTCGGGCACGTGTTCGAGCACGGGCCGGACGATCCGTCGACCCGCTGGGCGGAGGAGAAACCGCAGCTGGAGGCCGACGCGGCCCTGCTGTACGACATCTACCACCGGTCGGCGACGGACCTGGTGTCGATGCGCATGGAGAAGACGATCGCCGGGCAGTCGGTGGTGGTGATCGCCGCCGGCCTGCCCTGGTTCATGACGGCGTTCGGTCGGGACACGCTGATCACCGGCTACCAGAGCATGACCTGCGGTCGCGAGGTGGCCCGCGGCGCCCTGCTCATGCTCGCCGCCCACCAGGCGGAGACGTTCGACGACTTCACCGACCGGGAACCGGGCAAGATCTTCCACGAGTACCGCACCGGCGAGCTGACCCAGCTCGGCCTGAAGCCCTACTGCCCCTACTACGGCGGCGCGGACACCACCGCGCTGTGGCTGATCCTGCTGTCGGAGTACTGGCGGTGGACCGCCGACGACGAACTCCCCCGCCGCCTGCGCGGCAACGCCGACGCCGCCCTGCGGTGGATCGACCGGTACGGCGACCGCGACGGGGACGGCTACGTCGAGTACGCCACCCGGTCCCCCCAGGGCCTGGGGAACCAGTGCTGGCGGGACTCCCCCGACGGCGTGCAGTTCGCCGACGGCACCATCCCGGTGCTGCCGATCGCGACCTGCGAGACGCAGGGCTACACCTACGACGCGAAGCTGCGCGCGGCGGAACTCGCCGACGGCCCGTGGCAGGACCCGGCGCTGGCCGAGCGGCTGCGCGCCGAGGCGGGACAACTCCGCGAGCGCGTCAACCGGGACTTCTGGATCCCGGAGCGGGGTGGCTACTACGCCGTCGGCCTCGACGGCGACAAGCGCCGCATCGACTCGATGACGTCGAACATGGGTCACCTGCTGTGGAGCGGCATCGTGCCCGAGGACCGGGCGGGCCAGGTGGCGGCGCAGCTGATGTCCGACGAGATGTTCTCCGGGTGGGGCGTACGGACGCTTTCCACCGCGGACGCCGGCTACAACCCCATCGGCTACCACGTCGGCACCGTCTGGCCGCACGACAACTCGATCATCGCCGCCGGGCTGGCCCGGTACGGCTACCGGGACGAGGCGAACCGCATCGCCCTGGCCATGCTCCAGGCGGCCAGCTACTCGCAGCACCGGCTGTCGGAGGCGCTCTCCGGCTACGACCGCTCCTTCGGCCGAGAGCCCGTGCCCTACCCGACCGCCTGCACCCCCCAGGCGTGGGCCAGCGGGGCACCGCTGCTCTTCCTGCGCACCCTGCTCGGCCTGGAACCCCGCGCCGGCGGGCTGCACGCCGACGCACACGTGCCCGCCGAGCTGGGCCGGATCCGGCTGCGCCGGGTCGCCGCCGGCGGTCGGCGGTGGGACGTCGAAGCCGCCGGCAGCCAGTGCGAGGTGCGGCCCGCCGACTGA
- a CDS encoding MFS transporter produces the protein MTGDRLDGRFARLWTASTMSALGSGMATVAAPLYVASRTDDPLTVSAGAAVAWLPWLLFSLPGGVLVDRIDRRRLMVVIDWVRVAVLAVLAAAMVLDRAGVALLYAVLFVVNTGEVVFRTAAQAVVPAVVPRSRLERANGWLGGGTQVMQNMVAGPLGGFLFVVAAAIPFAVNAGTYALSAVLVGLLAGTYRGAPEVGARRSVRAEVAEGFRWLLSQRLLRTMTLLIGLLNVTLTAALAVLVLLATERLGLGSVGYGALFTCLAVGGLLGSAVGDRLVATITATWTVRIGLLIEAGLHLALAASRSAAVVGVALFAFGVHGALWNMVANSLRQRLTPPALMGRVGSTTLFIAAGGNCVGALLGGVVADRFGITAPYWVGFVVAVAVIAVTWRVFNRATVAAAYADPAATRDTAAVG, from the coding sequence GTGACGGGGGATCGGCTCGACGGGCGCTTCGCCCGGCTCTGGACGGCGAGCACCATGTCGGCGCTGGGCAGCGGCATGGCCACCGTGGCCGCGCCGCTGTACGTCGCCTCGCGGACCGACGACCCGCTGACCGTGTCGGCGGGCGCCGCGGTGGCGTGGCTGCCGTGGCTGCTGTTCTCGCTGCCCGGCGGGGTCCTGGTGGACCGGATCGACCGGCGCCGGCTGATGGTGGTCATCGACTGGGTGCGGGTGGCCGTGCTGGCGGTGCTGGCCGCCGCGATGGTCCTCGACCGGGCCGGCGTCGCGCTGCTGTACGCGGTGCTGTTCGTGGTCAACACCGGCGAGGTGGTGTTCCGCACCGCCGCCCAGGCGGTGGTGCCGGCGGTGGTACCCCGGTCGAGGCTGGAACGGGCCAACGGCTGGCTGGGCGGCGGCACCCAGGTCATGCAGAACATGGTCGCCGGCCCGCTGGGCGGGTTCCTTTTCGTGGTGGCCGCCGCCATTCCGTTCGCCGTCAACGCCGGCACCTACGCCCTCAGCGCCGTGCTGGTCGGGCTGCTCGCCGGGACGTACCGTGGCGCGCCGGAGGTGGGCGCACGCCGCTCAGTCCGGGCCGAGGTCGCCGAGGGGTTCCGCTGGCTGCTGTCGCAGCGGCTGCTGCGCACCATGACCCTGCTGATCGGGCTGCTCAACGTCACCCTCACCGCCGCGCTCGCGGTGCTGGTGCTGCTGGCCACCGAGCGGCTCGGCCTCGGCTCGGTCGGCTACGGCGCCCTGTTCACCTGCCTGGCGGTCGGCGGGCTGCTCGGTTCGGCCGTCGGCGACCGGCTGGTCGCCACGATCACGGCCACCTGGACCGTCCGGATCGGCCTGCTCATCGAGGCGGGCCTGCACCTGGCCCTGGCCGCGTCGCGCAGCGCCGCGGTCGTCGGGGTGGCGCTGTTCGCCTTCGGGGTGCACGGCGCGCTGTGGAACATGGTGGCGAACTCGCTGCGGCAGCGGCTCACCCCACCCGCGCTGATGGGCCGGGTGGGTAGCACGACCCTGTTCATCGCCGCCGGTGGTAACTGCGTCGGCGCGCTGCTCGGCGGGGTGGTCGCCGACCGGTTCGGGATCACCGCGCCGTACTGGGTCGGCTTCGTGGTCGCCGTCGCGGTCATCGCGGTGACCTGGCGGGTCTTCAACCGGGCCACGGTGGCCGCCGCGTACGCCGATCCCGCTGCCACGCGCGACACCGCGGCCGTCGGCTGA
- a CDS encoding preprotein translocase YidC: protein MRYRVRQSEQPMDPAHAEDEAGQARLVQVEADTDVPAPEPGAPKPDEVTEDDGSGVAGGASGSSSGGSSMPTHPDAAR, encoded by the coding sequence GTGAGATATCGGGTACGGCAGAGCGAACAGCCGATGGATCCGGCGCACGCCGAGGACGAGGCCGGCCAGGCCCGGCTGGTCCAGGTCGAGGCGGACACGGACGTGCCGGCACCGGAGCCGGGCGCGCCGAAGCCGGACGAGGTGACCGAGGACGACGGTTCCGGGGTCGCCGGCGGGGCGTCGGGCAGCAGCTCCGGCGGCTCCTCGATGCCGACACACCCGGACGCGGCGCGCTGA
- a CDS encoding tyrosine-protein phosphatase has protein sequence MNRHIPFTRLHNFRDLGGWRADDGRTVAWGRLYRSDSLSKLDAGDLARFGALGIRTVVDLRYPWEIADRGRAPESLGVAWHNLSIEHRPYVQAEIDPDVDPWRYLADRYAEVAADGTAELSRALEVIAEGDHPLVFHCASGKDRTGLLAALLLALLGVDEDQIAEDFALTELATDRLVAEWRERNPGGALRWPAYGRAPAEIIRLFLADLTAGHGSVRGYAADRLGVDDDLVAALRARLLTGDGKPRDGRAALWQAR, from the coding sequence ATGAACCGGCACATCCCCTTCACCCGGCTGCACAACTTCCGCGATCTGGGGGGCTGGCGCGCCGACGACGGCCGGACGGTCGCCTGGGGCCGGCTCTACCGGTCGGACTCGCTGAGCAAACTGGACGCCGGGGACCTGGCCCGGTTCGGCGCGCTCGGCATCCGTACCGTCGTCGACCTGCGCTACCCGTGGGAGATCGCGGACCGCGGCCGGGCGCCGGAGAGCCTCGGCGTCGCCTGGCACAACCTCAGCATCGAGCACCGCCCGTACGTCCAGGCCGAGATCGACCCGGACGTGGACCCGTGGCGTTACCTGGCCGACCGGTACGCCGAGGTGGCCGCCGACGGAACGGCCGAGCTGAGCCGGGCCCTGGAGGTGATCGCCGAGGGCGACCACCCGCTGGTGTTCCACTGCGCCTCCGGCAAGGACCGCACCGGCCTGCTCGCCGCGCTGCTGCTGGCCCTGCTCGGGGTGGACGAGGACCAGATCGCCGAGGACTTCGCGCTGACCGAGCTGGCCACGGACCGGCTGGTCGCGGAGTGGCGGGAGCGGAACCCCGGCGGGGCGCTGCGCTGGCCGGCGTACGGGCGGGCACCCGCCGAGATCATCCGACTGTTCCTGGCCGACCTGACCGCCGGCCACGGGTCGGTGCGCGGCTACGCCGCCGACCGGCTCGGCGTCGACGACGACCTCGTCGCGGCCCTCCGCGCCCGGCTGCTGACCGGCGACGGAAAACCGCGGGACGGCCGTGCGGCGCTCTGGCAGGCTCGCTGA